The following proteins come from a genomic window of Aquimarina sp. MAR_2010_214:
- a CDS encoding serine hydrolase → MIKKIIMIAFLISYGSNAQTFNKVKLDSLFMMIESNNLGMGSFSIFKEGKEIYQKSIGYSDVINKAKNNKETKYRIGSITKTFTATIITKLVEEGKLSFNTALNIYFPNIPNAKKITIENLLRHQSGLFNITEQENFASWIITPKSREQMLGRIIKNGTVFEPGKETKYSNTNFILLSYIAEDIENKSFAKILESRIIKPLKLKRTEYGKKIRSKNNEALPYFEEDSKWELIKNRTDLSGPIGAGAIVSTASELNVFFENLFSGELVSNTSLGQMMDTSTGMGMGLDGNVLYDKQIYGHDGAIDGFQSLSIYLPKEKLAVTYIANGVVMSPKNSILTALKIYFGIDNKLSEKPALTLKPEELEIYLGVYKGGTFPFEIKVTKEDTALIIHAKNGPTFPLEAYDKDKFRSEPYEVKMEFFPNQNKMILDLKGKRSEFIRE, encoded by the coding sequence ATGATTAAAAAGATAATAATGATAGCTTTTTTGATAAGTTACGGTAGCAATGCTCAAACCTTTAACAAAGTAAAGTTGGATAGTTTATTTATGATGATCGAGTCAAATAATTTAGGAATGGGGAGCTTTTCCATTTTTAAAGAAGGAAAAGAAATATACCAAAAGTCTATAGGCTATTCTGATGTAATCAATAAAGCTAAAAATAACAAAGAAACAAAATATAGAATAGGTTCTATTACAAAAACATTTACGGCTACTATAATTACAAAATTGGTTGAAGAAGGAAAATTGAGTTTTAATACAGCCTTAAATATATATTTTCCTAACATCCCTAATGCAAAGAAAATAACGATTGAGAATTTATTAAGGCATCAAAGTGGTTTGTTTAATATAACAGAACAAGAGAATTTTGCATCTTGGATAATAACCCCTAAAAGTAGAGAACAGATGTTGGGTCGTATTATAAAAAACGGAACTGTATTTGAACCAGGAAAAGAAACAAAATACTCTAATACAAATTTTATTTTACTTTCTTATATAGCAGAGGATATTGAAAATAAATCTTTTGCCAAAATTTTAGAATCTAGAATCATTAAGCCACTTAAACTAAAGAGAACAGAATATGGTAAAAAGATAAGATCAAAAAATAATGAAGCATTGCCCTACTTTGAAGAGGATTCTAAATGGGAATTAATAAAAAATCGAACTGATTTGAGTGGTCCCATAGGAGCCGGAGCTATCGTGTCGACAGCTTCAGAGTTAAATGTTTTTTTTGAAAACTTGTTTTCGGGGGAATTAGTTTCGAATACTTCTTTAGGGCAAATGATGGATACATCAACCGGAATGGGAATGGGATTAGATGGAAATGTATTGTATGATAAACAAATATATGGACATGATGGAGCTATTGATGGGTTTCAGTCCTTATCGATTTATTTGCCAAAAGAGAAATTGGCTGTTACCTACATTGCTAATGGAGTTGTGATGTCACCAAAAAACAGCATACTAACTGCTTTGAAAATTTATTTTGGGATAGACAATAAACTTTCAGAGAAACCAGCTTTAACATTAAAGCCAGAAGAACTTGAAATATATTTAGGGGTTTATAAAGGAGGAACTTTTCCTTTTGAAATTAAGGTGACCAAAGAAGATACGGCTTTGATTATACATGCAAAAAATGGACCTACGTTTCCTCTGGAAGCTTATGATAAAGACAAATTTAGATCTGAACCATATGAGGTAAAGATGGAGTTTTTTCCTAATCAAAATAAAATGATTTTGGATTTGAAAGGTAAACGATCAGAGTTTATAAGAGAGTAA
- a CDS encoding MotA/TolQ/ExbB proton channel family protein has translation MLYRIVISLVFIQSQNHSFFAHIVHLLKDGGFFFMLPILMMFFVVLSLVIKNVIVFRKEKILSKKHIQLINSIGLLTLVWGVLGQLLGLVGALDNIDMFGEPSIEILATGLKMSTLPTIFGCFVFVVSRGATIIFTWINKEIE, from the coding sequence ATGTTATATAGAATTGTTATATCATTGGTTTTTATACAATCACAAAACCATTCTTTCTTTGCTCATATCGTTCATCTATTAAAGGATGGAGGATTTTTTTTTATGCTACCTATATTAATGATGTTTTTTGTAGTACTATCCTTAGTAATTAAAAATGTAATAGTATTTAGGAAAGAAAAAATACTTTCGAAAAAGCATATTCAGCTAATTAATTCTATAGGGCTTTTAACATTAGTATGGGGAGTATTAGGACAATTGCTAGGTCTTGTAGGAGCATTAGATAATATTGATATGTTTGGCGAACCCTCAATAGAAATATTAGCAACAGGTCTTAAAATGTCTACGTTGCCAACAATATTTGGATGTTTTGTTTTTGTAGTTTCCAGAGGAGCTACAATTATTTTTACATGGATCAATAAAGAAATAGAATAG
- a CDS encoding sensor histidine kinase yields MSKSILAVMIAVYIIVALVSAFSLVKHNYKSNSTNQELQHKILEAQLKLKEQELHYLKMQIHPHFLFNTLNTMYGFALKKSEETPEMILKLSNLLDYLLYQVDKPLVPLKQELDHIKDYISLEKMRFSNTLDIITNFEDVNNSIQIAPMLLIPFVENSFKHGQIRNKKMSIHMKLTHINSVVHFSIKNSIYSSSKNDQDGIGLSNIKKRLSSLYNDNHELLISKNEQWHNVELKLNTSKPKSQ; encoded by the coding sequence ATGAGTAAGAGTATTCTTGCTGTAATGATTGCTGTATATATTATTGTTGCATTGGTAAGTGCTTTTAGTTTGGTAAAACATAATTATAAATCAAACTCAACAAATCAAGAACTGCAACATAAAATTTTAGAAGCTCAACTTAAACTCAAAGAGCAAGAATTACACTATCTCAAAATGCAAATTCATCCTCATTTTTTATTCAATACTCTAAATACGATGTATGGGTTTGCACTAAAAAAATCTGAAGAAACTCCAGAAATGATCCTGAAACTCTCTAATTTATTAGATTATCTTTTATATCAAGTCGATAAACCGCTGGTACCCCTAAAACAAGAACTTGATCATATTAAAGATTATATTTCGCTAGAAAAAATGAGGTTTAGTAATACTTTAGATATAATTACAAATTTTGAAGACGTAAATAATTCTATTCAAATTGCACCTATGCTTTTAATTCCATTTGTAGAAAATAGTTTTAAACATGGTCAAATAAGGAACAAAAAAATGTCTATTCATATGAAATTAACTCATATAAATAGTGTAGTGCATTTTAGTATTAAGAATTCAATTTATAGTTCATCAAAAAATGATCAGGATGGAATTGGTTTATCTAATATAAAAAAAAGACTTTCTTCATTGTATAATGATAACCATGAGTTATTAATTTCTAAAAATGAACAGTGGCATAATGTCGAATTGAAACTAAACACTTCTAAACCAAAAAGTCAATGA
- a CDS encoding LytTR family DNA-binding domain-containing protein: protein MSTKISCIIVDDEPTAREIIASHLSKIDSIEVVATCSNALEAFNCINTQKVDLIFLDINMPEISGISFAKSINKDIKIIFTTAYREYAIEGFDLHAVDYLLKPIAYERLLNAIHNYFEVYHKEESPKIIETSSNEFIFVRSDRRMKKVDFSEIIYIESYSDYVKIHCSSNTIITRETISTIESKLPQQYFMRTHRSYIISISRIDSFSNEEIIVDHKSIPISRNYKPEVLARLENM, encoded by the coding sequence ATGAGCACTAAAATATCCTGTATCATAGTAGATGATGAGCCTACTGCGCGCGAGATTATCGCCTCTCATCTATCAAAAATTGATAGTATTGAGGTTGTGGCAACGTGTAGTAATGCATTAGAAGCTTTTAATTGTATTAACACTCAGAAAGTGGATCTTATTTTTCTGGACATCAATATGCCGGAGATTTCGGGTATTTCTTTTGCAAAATCTATTAATAAGGATATCAAAATTATATTTACTACTGCTTATCGCGAATATGCAATTGAAGGCTTTGATCTACATGCAGTAGATTATTTATTAAAACCTATTGCCTACGAACGATTATTAAATGCTATACATAATTATTTTGAAGTATATCACAAAGAAGAGTCGCCAAAAATTATAGAAACCAGTTCTAATGAATTCATTTTTGTTCGATCAGATCGAAGGATGAAAAAAGTTGATTTTTCTGAAATCATTTATATCGAAAGTTATAGTGATTATGTAAAAATCCATTGTTCATCAAATACTATTATCACTAGAGAAACAATAAGCACTATCGAATCGAAATTACCGCAGCAATATTTCATGCGAACCCATCGATCTTATATTATTTCTATTTCGAGGATAGATTCATTTTCTAATGAAGAAATCATAGTTGATCATAAGTCTATCCCTATTAGTAGAAATTACAAACCTGAAGTATTGGCAAGATTAGAGAATATGTAA
- the lpdA gene encoding dihydrolipoyl dehydrogenase has protein sequence MSTYDVAVIGSGPGGYVAAIRCAQLGMKTAIIEKYSTLGGTCLNVGCIPSKALLDSSHHYEHAVKHFADHGIEIPGDVKINLEKMIARKQTVVDQNCEGVSYLMKKNKIDVFEGVGAFKDATHVNITKADGTVETIEAKNTIIATGSKPSTLPFIKIDKKRVITSTETLKLKEVPKHLVVIGGGVIGLELGQVYRRLGADVSVIEYMDRIIPGMDKALSRELQKVLKKQGVKFYTAHKVTNVKATAKEVVITADDKKGNPVDFKGDYCLVSVGRRPYTDGLNAEAAGVKLNDRGQVEVNDHLQTSASNIYAIGDVIKGAMLAHKAEEEGVFVAETLAGQKPHIDYNLIPGVVYTWPEVAAVGKTEEELKEAGVKYKSGQFSFRALGRSRASGDLDGFVKILADETTDEVLGVHMIGARCADLIAEAVTAMEFRASAEDISRMSHAHPTFAEAVKEAALAATDNRALHS, from the coding sequence ATGAGTACATATGATGTAGCCGTAATTGGCTCTGGACCTGGTGGATATGTGGCCGCTATTCGATGCGCACAACTAGGAATGAAAACCGCAATAATCGAAAAATATTCAACACTTGGAGGAACTTGTCTTAATGTAGGGTGTATCCCTAGTAAAGCATTGTTAGATTCTTCTCACCACTATGAGCATGCTGTAAAGCATTTTGCAGATCACGGGATCGAGATTCCGGGTGATGTAAAAATTAATCTGGAAAAGATGATTGCCCGTAAGCAAACTGTGGTAGATCAGAATTGTGAAGGGGTTAGTTATTTGATGAAAAAAAATAAAATAGATGTTTTTGAAGGAGTAGGAGCTTTTAAGGATGCTACACATGTAAATATTACAAAAGCAGATGGTACTGTAGAAACGATTGAAGCAAAAAATACGATTATTGCTACAGGTTCTAAACCATCAACTTTACCGTTTATCAAAATCGATAAGAAAAGAGTAATTACATCTACCGAAACTCTTAAATTAAAAGAAGTACCAAAACACCTTGTCGTTATAGGAGGAGGAGTGATAGGACTAGAATTAGGTCAGGTTTATCGTCGTTTGGGAGCTGATGTTTCTGTAATAGAATATATGGATAGAATCATTCCTGGAATGGATAAAGCACTATCTAGAGAGTTACAAAAAGTATTGAAAAAACAAGGAGTTAAGTTTTATACCGCTCATAAAGTAACTAATGTAAAGGCTACTGCTAAAGAAGTAGTGATAACTGCAGATGATAAAAAAGGAAATCCAGTAGATTTTAAAGGAGATTACTGTTTGGTATCTGTAGGAAGAAGACCATATACCGATGGATTAAATGCTGAAGCTGCAGGAGTAAAACTCAATGATAGAGGACAAGTTGAGGTTAACGATCACTTACAAACCAGTGCTTCTAATATCTATGCGATAGGAGATGTAATAAAAGGAGCCATGCTGGCTCATAAAGCTGAAGAAGAAGGTGTTTTTGTAGCCGAGACCTTGGCAGGACAGAAACCACATATTGATTATAATCTTATTCCTGGGGTAGTATACACTTGGCCAGAAGTAGCTGCAGTCGGTAAAACTGAAGAAGAACTAAAAGAAGCTGGGGTAAAATATAAATCAGGTCAATTTTCTTTTAGAGCACTAGGTAGATCTCGTGCCAGTGGTGATCTTGATGGTTTTGTTAAAATACTTGCCGATGAGACTACAGATGAGGTATTAGGTGTTCACATGATAGGAGCACGTTGTGCAGATCTTATTGCCGAAGCAGTAACTGCGATGGAATTTAGAGCATCTGCCGAAGATATTTCTCGTATGTCTCATGCACATCCAACGTTTGCAGAAGCAGTAAAAGAAGCTGCACTTGCTGCCACTGATAATAGAGCATTACACTCTTAA
- a CDS encoding right-handed parallel beta-helix repeat-containing protein: MRYLSTLFLLAVLVLWSSCRNDFESGPSTGNLKFSTDTLFLDTIFTNIGSSTYSFKVYNRTNDDFTIPAIALERGESSNYRLNVDGIPGKSFENIQVLAKDSIFVFVETTTDITSQTADVEFLYTDRVVFDAGGNQQDVDLVTLIKDAMLLFPSRDAMTGEKETLLLGLDNENNEIRIEGFFLDDTQLNFTNEKPYVIYGYAAIPSGKTLTIDAGARIHFHNNSGIIAANGATLTVNGELSTDPKLLENEVIFEGDRLESGFSDIPGQWGTIWLTAGSTGHTINHATIKNATVGILMDSNDGGANPTLTIKNTQIYNSSNVGLLARTGNVLGENLVINNAGQVSLNCSLGGTYNFNHCTFTNYSNIGTGFRELPTVLIDNNLRVNGTDIVVADLLEANFTNCIIYGNQELELVLSKIDGTAFNYNFKNCLVKFNDLNDLFVGNPLYDFTNTNLFENIILNEEPDFKTPFKNMLNIGESSAANGKASTPTMGTDILGTIRNTTTPDIGAYESTVFEGKN; the protein is encoded by the coding sequence ATGCGTTATCTATCAACTCTTTTTTTGCTTGCTGTATTAGTTTTATGGAGTTCCTGTCGTAATGATTTTGAGTCAGGCCCAAGTACAGGAAATTTAAAATTCTCGACAGATACCCTATTTCTAGACACCATTTTCACCAATATTGGTTCCAGTACATATAGCTTTAAAGTATATAACCGTACTAATGACGATTTTACAATCCCAGCAATTGCACTAGAGCGTGGCGAAAGTTCGAACTACAGGCTTAATGTTGATGGTATTCCTGGGAAATCCTTTGAGAATATTCAGGTTTTAGCCAAGGATAGTATTTTTGTTTTTGTAGAAACGACAACCGACATTACCAGTCAAACAGCAGATGTAGAGTTTTTATACACAGATCGGGTGGTATTTGATGCAGGAGGAAATCAACAAGATGTAGATCTGGTAACACTAATAAAAGACGCTATGCTTTTGTTTCCTTCTCGGGATGCTATGACAGGTGAAAAAGAAACTTTATTACTCGGTCTTGATAATGAAAATAACGAAATCAGAATTGAAGGTTTCTTTCTAGACGATACTCAACTTAACTTCACCAACGAAAAACCTTACGTAATTTATGGATATGCAGCTATACCTAGTGGCAAAACGCTTACTATAGATGCAGGAGCAAGAATACACTTTCATAATAACTCTGGAATTATAGCCGCAAACGGCGCTACCTTGACTGTAAATGGTGAATTAAGTACCGATCCAAAGCTTCTTGAAAACGAAGTTATTTTTGAAGGTGATCGCCTAGAATCTGGTTTTAGTGATATCCCGGGGCAATGGGGAACTATCTGGCTTACTGCAGGAAGTACAGGTCACACTATAAATCATGCAACCATAAAAAATGCAACGGTAGGAATACTTATGGACTCTAATGATGGAGGTGCAAACCCTACACTTACTATTAAAAACACCCAGATTTATAATAGCTCTAATGTGGGACTTCTGGCTCGTACAGGTAATGTGCTAGGAGAAAATCTGGTAATTAACAATGCCGGACAAGTATCACTTAACTGTTCCCTGGGTGGAACTTATAATTTTAACCACTGTACATTTACAAATTATTCTAATATTGGAACTGGTTTTAGAGAACTTCCAACAGTATTGATTGATAACAATCTACGAGTAAATGGAACCGATATAGTTGTTGCAGATTTACTTGAAGCCAATTTCACAAACTGTATTATTTATGGTAATCAAGAATTAGAATTAGTGTTAAGTAAAATTGATGGCACTGCATTCAATTACAATTTTAAAAACTGTTTAGTTAAGTTCAATGATCTTAATGATTTGTTTGTTGGTAATCCATTGTATGATTTCACCAATACCAATCTGTTTGAAAATATTATTTTGAATGAAGAACCTGATTTTAAAACTCCATTTAAAAATATGCTGAATATTGGTGAAAGTTCTGCTGCTAATGGAAAAGCTTCTACTCCAACCATGGGAACTGATATTTTAGGAACTATTCGTAATACTACAACTCCTGATATTGGAGCATATGAAAGCACTGTTTTTGAAGGAAAGAATTGA
- a CDS encoding GNAT family N-acetyltransferase gives MNSYIFTSQRLGFRNWTLDDLEALAEINNDDDVMEFFPFKPSKEDTKAFIIRMQEMYTKKGFCYFAVDLLDNAELIGFIGLCEQNYLEKRGPFVDIGWRLKKSIWNKGYATEGAKACLDFGFNTIGLDKIYSVAPAINIKSELIMKKIGMRQIETFEHPKLLDNKRLKNCVLYERKRDTRII, from the coding sequence ATGAATTCATACATTTTTACCTCTCAACGATTAGGTTTCCGTAATTGGACTCTTGATGACTTAGAAGCATTAGCCGAAATCAATAATGATGACGATGTAATGGAGTTTTTTCCGTTTAAACCATCAAAAGAAGACACCAAGGCATTTATTATAAGAATGCAAGAAATGTATACAAAAAAAGGGTTTTGTTATTTTGCTGTTGATCTCCTGGATAATGCAGAACTTATAGGATTTATAGGTTTATGTGAACAAAACTATTTAGAAAAACGAGGGCCTTTTGTTGATATTGGTTGGCGACTAAAAAAAAGTATCTGGAACAAAGGCTATGCTACTGAAGGTGCTAAAGCTTGTTTAGATTTTGGTTTTAATACCATTGGATTAGATAAAATCTATTCTGTTGCACCAGCGATTAACATAAAATCAGAATTAATCATGAAAAAGATCGGGATGAGGCAAATCGAAACTTTTGAGCACCCCAAATTACTAGATAATAAGCGACTGAAAAACTGCGTGCTATACGAAAGAAAAAGGGATACTAGAATAATTTAA
- a CDS encoding nuclear transport factor 2 family protein, which translates to MLKFKVIPVALIAFLSFIQVAVAQEEDAIHEKINADMYGNFSKAFETLDYDLFASIHSKEMIRISGNGGKIEKANVYLKGYQKRWSVPSKKSAPIDFRLFERIYSDSLVSDRGIYRVTYINDNNQTKYSYGQFHVVLKMEDGDWKIWMDYDSNENKSINKDNYDTAFSISEYKTYWKR; encoded by the coding sequence ATGTTAAAATTTAAAGTCATACCTGTAGCACTAATTGCTTTCCTATCTTTTATACAGGTAGCTGTTGCACAAGAAGAAGATGCTATACATGAAAAAATTAATGCAGATATGTATGGTAACTTCTCTAAAGCATTCGAAACTTTAGATTATGACTTATTTGCTTCTATACATAGTAAAGAAATGATTCGAATTTCGGGAAATGGCGGTAAAATCGAAAAAGCAAATGTTTATTTAAAAGGGTATCAAAAACGATGGAGTGTTCCTTCAAAAAAATCGGCTCCAATTGACTTTAGACTATTTGAAAGAATCTATTCTGATTCACTGGTTTCTGACAGAGGAATTTATAGAGTTACTTATATTAACGATAATAATCAAACAAAATACTCCTATGGTCAGTTTCATGTTGTATTAAAAATGGAAGATGGAGATTGGAAAATATGGATGGATTATGACTCTAACGAAAATAAAAGTATCAATAAAGATAATTATGATACAGCTTTTTCTATTTCTGAATATAAAACATACTGGAAACGCTAA
- the lspA gene encoding signal peptidase II: MKITRNIRIVFILSLVLLNISCDQISKNVVRQAIEPYERIEVFKDNFVLTKVENTGAAYSLGSDLAPILKIFLLQVLPILVLLLLLRQILIKTNYSRETIIGFAFIIGGGIGNLFDRIVYGSVTDFLILDLGIIKTEIFNLADVSIFLGSILVLISTFFDKKSAIFKEKLQ, from the coding sequence ATGAAGATTACAAGAAATATAAGAATTGTATTCATTCTTTCTCTGGTTTTACTGAATATTAGTTGTGATCAGATTTCAAAGAATGTTGTTCGGCAAGCGATTGAACCTTATGAACGTATAGAAGTTTTTAAGGATAATTTTGTATTGACTAAAGTCGAAAACACAGGAGCTGCCTATAGTTTGGGATCAGATTTAGCTCCTATCTTAAAAATATTTTTATTGCAAGTTCTTCCGATATTAGTTTTATTACTATTATTAAGACAGATATTAATTAAGACAAATTATTCTAGAGAAACAATTATAGGTTTTGCTTTTATTATTGGTGGCGGAATCGGAAATCTTTTTGATCGTATTGTATATGGATCTGTAACCGATTTTTTGATTTTAGATTTAGGAATCATAAAAACTGAAATATTTAACCTTGCCGATGTTTCTATTTTTTTGGGATCAATTTTAGTATTGATCTCTACTTTTTTTGATAAAAAGAGCGCTATATTTAAAGAAAAACTTCAATAA
- a CDS encoding carboxymuconolactone decarboxylase family protein, producing the protein MSWIKEISYADATGQLKKLYDRIKGPNNNIDNVLSIHSLRPHTLVGHMGLYKNVLHNSNNTLPKWYLETLGVYVSSLNQCSYCVDHHSIGLKRLLNDDTKFQEILSCLSKDELQNHFKYQYLAGLQYAKKLTLSHHTITESDIHGLREQKLSDGEILEINQVVSYFNYVNRTVVGLGVNTDGDIIGLSPNNSDDAQNWSHS; encoded by the coding sequence ATGAGTTGGATTAAAGAAATATCGTATGCCGATGCAACTGGTCAATTAAAGAAATTATATGACCGTATTAAAGGTCCTAATAATAACATAGATAATGTATTATCTATACACAGTTTACGACCACATACTCTGGTTGGTCATATGGGTCTATACAAAAACGTATTACATAACTCTAATAACACATTACCCAAATGGTATTTAGAGACTCTTGGTGTTTATGTAAGTAGTTTAAATCAGTGCAGTTATTGTGTAGATCATCACTCAATTGGATTAAAACGACTATTAAATGATGATACCAAGTTTCAGGAAATTTTATCCTGTTTATCCAAAGATGAATTGCAAAATCATTTTAAATATCAATATTTGGCAGGCCTTCAATATGCTAAGAAATTAACGCTATCACACCATACTATTACCGAATCAGATATTCATGGTCTTAGAGAACAAAAATTATCTGATGGTGAGATTCTGGAAATCAATCAGGTAGTGAGTTATTTTAATTATGTAAACAGGACTGTAGTTGGCTTGGGAGTAAATACGGATGGAGATATTATAGGGCTTTCACCAAATAATAGTGATGATGCCCAGAACTGGAGTCATTCTTAA
- the glyA gene encoding serine hydroxymethyltransferase, with protein sequence MQRDEQIFDLIQDEKERQINGLELIASENFVSEQVMEAAGSVLTNKYAEGYPGKRYYGGCAVVDVIEQIAIDRAKELFGAAYANVQPHSGSQANTAVYHACLKPGDKILGFDLSHGGHLTHGSPVNFSGKLYNPVFYGVEKETGRLNYDKIQEIATAEKPQLIIAGASAYSREIDYKRFREIADSVGAILFADIAHPAGLIAKGIISDPVPHCHVVTTTTHKTLRGPRGGLILMGEDFENPFGITLKSGKKRMMSSLFDSAVFPGNQGGPLEHIIAAKAIAFGEALTDEFLHYIVQVKKNAAVMAEAFVKKGYEVISGGTDNHMMLIDLRNKGVTGKQAEEALGVAEITVNKNMVPFDDKSPFVTSGIRIGVAAVTTRGLRENDMIAIVELIDQVIQNVEDEEKLHAIADDVNAMMADKPLFVG encoded by the coding sequence ATGCAACGCGACGAACAAATTTTTGATTTAATTCAGGACGAAAAAGAACGTCAAATCAACGGATTAGAACTTATTGCTTCAGAAAACTTTGTGAGTGAACAAGTAATGGAAGCTGCTGGGTCTGTACTAACTAATAAATATGCCGAAGGATATCCTGGTAAACGTTATTATGGCGGATGCGCCGTAGTAGATGTTATAGAGCAGATTGCTATTGACCGAGCTAAAGAATTGTTTGGAGCAGCATATGCTAATGTGCAACCTCATTCTGGTTCGCAAGCTAATACAGCAGTATATCATGCATGCCTTAAGCCAGGCGATAAAATATTAGGTTTTGATCTTTCTCATGGAGGACACTTGACTCATGGTTCACCAGTTAATTTCTCTGGGAAATTATACAATCCTGTTTTTTATGGGGTAGAGAAGGAGACAGGAAGATTAAATTATGATAAGATTCAGGAAATCGCTACCGCAGAAAAACCACAGTTGATTATTGCTGGGGCATCTGCTTATTCACGAGAAATTGATTATAAAAGATTTAGAGAGATTGCGGATAGTGTAGGAGCAATTCTTTTTGCTGATATTGCTCATCCAGCAGGATTGATTGCAAAAGGAATAATTTCGGATCCTGTACCGCATTGTCATGTAGTAACTACGACAACTCATAAAACATTAAGAGGACCAAGAGGAGGTCTTATTTTAATGGGAGAAGATTTTGAAAACCCTTTCGGAATCACCTTAAAAAGTGGTAAAAAACGAATGATGTCCTCCTTATTTGATAGTGCAGTATTCCCTGGTAATCAGGGAGGGCCATTAGAGCATATTATTGCTGCAAAAGCAATTGCTTTTGGAGAAGCATTAACAGACGAGTTTTTACATTATATCGTGCAAGTAAAGAAAAATGCAGCAGTTATGGCTGAAGCGTTTGTGAAGAAAGGATATGAAGTTATTTCTGGAGGTACCGATAATCATATGATGCTTATCGATTTACGAAATAAAGGAGTGACAGGAAAACAAGCAGAAGAAGCATTGGGAGTAGCAGAAATTACTGTAAATAAAAATATGGTACCGTTTGATGATAAGTCTCCGTTTGTAACATCTGGAATTCGTATTGGGGTAGCTGCAGTTACCACTCGCGGATTGAGAGAAAATGATATGATAGCTATTGTTGAATTGATCGATCAGGTAATCCAAAATGTTGAGGATGAAGAAAAACTACATGCTATCGCAGATGATGTAAATGCAATGATGGCAGATAAGCCTTTATTTGTAGGGTAG